The following are encoded together in the Plasmodium vinckei vinckei genome assembly, chromosome: PVVCY_12 genome:
- a CDS encoding MO15-related protein kinase, putative, which yields MEQNSNERYIFKPNFLGEGSYGKVYKAYDTVLKKEVAIKKMKLNKISNYIDECGINFLILREIKIMKEIKHKNVMNALDLYCEKDYINLVMEIMDYDLAKLINRKILLTDSQKKCILLQILNGLNTLHKYYFMHRDLSPANIFINKKGEVKIADFGLSSKYAFDMHSGKTANDKYSKRALNLTSKVVTLWYRAPELLMGSNKYNSSIDMWSFGCIFAELLLQKALFPGENEIDQLGKIFFLLGTPNENNWPEAKHLPLYTEFTKSSKKNLKNIIKIDDDDCIDLLTSLLKLNSHERITAEEALKHRYFLNDPLPCDASQLFIDM from the coding sequence ATGGAACAAAATTCAAATGAAAgatacatatttaaacCAAACTTTTTGGGGGAGGGTTCGTATGGTAAGGTATACAAAGCTTATGATACCGTGTTAAAAAAGGAAGTtgctattaaaaaaatgaaactaAATAAGATTAGCAATTATATAGACGAGTGTggtataaattttttaatattaagagagataaaaataatgaaagaaataaaacataaaaatgttatgaATGCTTTAGATCTATATTGTGAAAAGGATTACATAAACTTAGTTATGGAAATAATGGATTATGATTTAGCTAAACTAATTAATcgtaaaatattattaacagatagccaaaaaaaatgtattcttttacaaattttaaatggTTTAAATACTTTACATAAATACTATTTTATGCATAGAGATTTATCACCagcaaatatttttataaataaaaaaggggaAGTTAAAATTGCTGATTTTGGTTTATCTTCTAAATATGCATTTGACATGCATTCAGGTAAAACAgcaaatgataaatatagtaAAAGAGCTTTAAACTTAACAAGTAAGGTTGTTACATTATGGTATAGAGCCCCTGAATTATTAATGGGTAgtaacaaatataattcatCAATTGATATGTGGAGTTTTGGCTGTATTTTTGCTGAACTTTTATTACAAAAGGCATTATTCCCTggagaaaatgaaatagaCCAATTggggaaaatatttttcctcTTAGGTACaccaaatgaaaataattggCCCGAAGCAAAACACCTTCCTTTATATACTGAGTTTACAAAATcgagtaaaaaaaatttaaaaaacattattaaaatcGATGATGATGATTGTATTGATTTATTAACTTcgttattaaaattaaattcaCATGAACGTATTACTGCAGAGGAAGCGTTAAAGCAtcgatattttttaaacgaTCCCTTACCATGCGATGCTTCCCAACTTTTCATtgatatgtaa